One Setaria viridis chromosome 5, Setaria_viridis_v4.0, whole genome shotgun sequence genomic region harbors:
- the LOC140222933 gene encoding cyclin-dependent kinase C-2 — MAVAAPGQLNLDEAPSWGSRSVDCFEKLEQIGEGTYGQVYMAKEMGTNEIVALKKIRMDNEREGFPITAIREIKILKKLHHQNVIKLKEIVTSPGPERDEQGKPIDGNKYKGSIYMVFEYMDHDLTGLADRPGMRFTVPQIKCYMRQLLTGLHYCHVNQVLHRDIKGSNLLIDNEGNLKLADFGLARSFSSDHNGHLTNRVITLWYRPPELLLGSTKYGPAVDMWSVGCIFAELLNGKPILPGKNEPEQLTKIFELCGTPDDVIWPGVTKMPWYNNFKPPRPLKRRVKEFFKHFDRHALDLLEKMLTLDPSQRISAKDALDAEYFWTDPLPCDPKSLPKYEASHEFQTKKKRQQQRQAEEAAKRQKLNHPPPHSRLPPIQQPGQAHPQIRPGQGMHNAPPVAAGSSHHYAKPRGPGGPNRYPQGGNQGGGYNPNRGGQGGGYGSGPYPQQGRGPPPYPGGGMGGAAGPRGAGVSGYGAGGPNYQQGGPYGASGPGRGPNNYQGGSRNQQQYGNWQ; from the exons atggcggtggcggctccCGGGCAGCTCAACCTCGACGAGGCCCCGTCATGGGGCTCCCGCAGCGTCGACTGCTTCGAAAAGCTCGAGCAGATCGGCGAGGGTACCTACGG gcaAGTGTACATGGCGAAGGAGATGGGCACCAACGAGATTGTCGCGCTCAAGAAGATCCGCATGGACAACGAGCGCGAGGGT TTCCCTATCACTGCCATACGCGAGATCAAGATCCTGAAGAAGCTTCACCACCAGAACGTCATCAAGCTCAAGGAGATTGTCACCTCCCCAG GCCCAGAGCGGGACGAGCAAGGGAAGCCAA TCGATGGTAACAAGTACAAGGGGAGCATTTACATGGTTTTCGAGTATATGGATCATGACCTCACCGGTCTTGCCGATAGGCCGGGAATGCGGTTCACTGTGCCACAGATTAAG TGTTACATGAGGCAGCTGCTTACAGGCCTGCACTATTGCCATGTCAATCAAGTGCTGCATCGAGATATTAAAG GATCTAACCTCTTGATAGACAATGAGGGTAACTTGAAGCTTGCTGATTTTGGCCTTGCAAGATCATTCTCGAGTGATCACAATGGACACCTTACTAACCGTGTGATCACTTTGTGGTATAG ACCTCCAGAGTTGCTACTTGGAAGCACAAAGTATGGTCCAGCCGTTGACATGTGGTCAGTGGGCTGTATTTTTGCAGAGCTTCTCAATGGGAAGCCAATATTGCCTGGAAAGAATGAG CCTGAGCAGCTGACAAAGATCTTCGAACTTTGTGGTACCCCTGATGACGTAATCTGGCCTGGTGTCACAAAAATGCCCTGGTACAACAACTTCAAGCCTCCCCGTCCATTAAAGAGACGAGTTAAAGAGTTCTTCAAACA TTTTGATCGGCACGCACTGGATCTGTTAGAGAAGATGTTGACTTTAGATCCATCACAG AGGATATCAGCAAAAGATGCACTTGATGCGGAATATTTCTGGACTGATCCGTTACCATGTGATCCGAAAAG CTTGCCCAAGTATGAGGCATCACATGAATTCCAGACTAAGAAAAAGCGTCAGCAACAGAGGCAAGCAGAAGAAGCTGCGAAGCGTCAAAAACTTAATCATCCTCCACCACATTCTCGGTTGCCTCCAATCCAGCAGCCTGGCCAAGCACACCCTCAAATCAGGCCTGGCCAGGGTATGCACAACGCACCTCCTGTGGCAGCTGGCTCGAGCCATCACTATGCAAAGCCTCGAGGACCAGGAGGCCCTAACCGGTACCCTCAGGGTGGGAATCAAGGGGGAGGCTACAATCCGAACCGTGGAGGGCAGGGCGGAGGCTATGGAAGTGGCCCGTATCCTCAGCAAGGGCGAGGACCTCCACCGTACCCTGGTGGTGGGATGGGTGGAGCAGCTGGTCCACGGGGTGCTGGTGTTAGTGGCTATGGAGCTGGTGGACCAAACTACCAACAAGGTGGCCCGTATGGTGCATCCGGTCCAGGTCGAGGACCCAACAACTATCAAGGTGGCTCCCGCAATCAGCAGCAGTACGGGAACTGGCAATAA
- the LOC117858386 gene encoding cell division protein FtsY homolog, chloroplastic: protein MAAPSHVLPFLSPASTASSVRVSPGRRSGLLRCAATAGQAGFFTRLGRLIKEKAKSDVEKLFSGFSKTRENLSVVDELLTYWNLADTDRVLDELEEALLVSDFGPKISFRIVDTLREEIRDGKLKSGPEIKASLKRCILELLTSKGGNPELNLGFRKPAVIMIVGVNGGGKTTSLGKLAHRFKNEGVKVLMAAGDTFRAAARDQLEVWAERTGSEIVIDNDKKAQPPAVLSQAVKRGKREGFDVVLCDTSGRLHTNYGLMEELVSCKKVIAKALPGAPNEILLVLDGTTGLNMLQQAREFNDVVGVTGFILTKLDGTARGGCVVSVVDELGIPVKFIGVGEGMEDLQPFDAEAFVEAIFP from the exons ATGGCGGCACCCTCCCAcgtcctccccttcctctcccccgccagcaccgcctcctccgtccgcgTCAGCCCGGGCCGCCGCTCCGGCCTCCTCCGCTGCGCGGCCACGGCCGGGCAGGCGGGCTTCTTCACCCGCCTCGGCCGCCTCATCAAGGAGAAGGCCAAGAGCGACGTCGAGAAGCTCTTCTCCGGCTTCTCCAAGACCCGCGAGAACCTCTCCGTCGTCGACGAGCTCCTCACCTACTGGAACCTCGCGGACACCGACCGAGTCCTCGACGAGCTCGAGGAG GCACTGCTCGTGTCGGACTTCGGGCCCAAAATCTCGTTCCGGATCGTCGACACGCTACGCGAGGAAATCCGCGATGGCAAGCTCAAGTCCGGGCCCGAGATAAAG GCGTCCCTGAAGAGGTGCATTCTCGAACTGCTGACAAGCAAGGGCGGCAACCCGGAGCTGAATCTAGGTTTCAG AAAGCCGGCGGTCATCATGATTGTGGGAGTGAATGGTGGTGGAAAGACAACCTCGCTTG GAAAGCTTGCTCACAGATTTAAGAATGAAGGAGTGAAG GTATTGATGGCAGCAGGTGATACTTTCAGAGCAGCCGCCCGTGACCAGCTAGAAGTTTGGGCTGAGAGAACAGGTTCAGAGATTGTCATCGACAATGATAAGAAGGCACAGCCTCCAGCAG TTCTTTCACAGGCAGTAAAACGTGGGAAGCGTGAAGGATTTGATGTGGTTCTGTGTGATACATCAGGAA GACTTCATACAAATTATGGTTTGATGGAAGAATTGGTTTCTTGCAAAAAAGTCATAGCTAAAGCCCTTCCTGGAGCTCCTAAT GAGATtttgcttgttcttgatggcaCAACTGGCCTAAACATGTTGCAGCAAGCGCGGGAGTTCAATGAT GTTGTTGGAGTTACAGGATTCATCCTGACTAAGCTAGATGGCACTGCACGGGGTGGCTGCGTG GTTAGCGTTGTAGATGAACTTGGAATCCCAGTGAAGTTTATTGGGGTTGGTGAAGGGATGGAAGATCTTCAACCCTTTGATGCTGAGGCATTTGTGGAAGCCATTTTCCCATGA
- the LOC117856603 gene encoding uncharacterized protein, producing MKRKQRASAAAATADPDSDAEEPSQTQLPLDSFSGDACAALTARYGRSAAPQHRHLLASAAAIRSILLDDGLPLTPASYLPAAVSALRAAGPADPAAAAALASLLAILLPHIPSSPSSLPPDAASESASALAAFLSPPDASRLPTGTVRSVVKSLGHLTLHLDAAADWDAVAAPLEALLAASVDQRAKVRKCAQESVEKLFAYLEQCGCAKKASDAAIGMFEKHISLARSLINSNSDISEGKETDAAHMLGAMVTLVPYLSKKARKKVFSDAYQLLSPCFTPLTRHILRLLATLVDHLKAESVESEVESLVPLVVAYLPYDEKKPDDTIVSALHLMKSCLDKLVGCSKLWVEVLPTAFEAVSGYLVLGRKCSDDIAKVVQDCIDSHIDHNVFVTNGSQLSKCDVEGLSDQAAMKSICLTINSRLHTCACPPDSILTVILVLFLKLGESSFVFMKDILLTLARFAMKMDKESQLKNVEECIGAAVIAMGPDKVLSLIPIAFDEDRLTCSNTWLLPILDKYTYGAPLQLFLERIVPLAKSVQNASDRVKKGRKRKDLQSWTNQLWKLLPSFCRYPVDVHHSFGSLSKLLVEILKCDECLYKSAVEALQQLVDGTRKLSSNDQDVEIYMELSALFSSKPITFRCARLERCSKKEARKNLKVLASHSADLLCTFADYFLDSSPEKRAHLKVALRCLAQLSGSTNVCELFVSLVKRFDLEDTQLESDSQECKTDEPDRKDEESTDTAEELNNRRSLLLELISTFAEVADEDLLDKLFGFIKSCLLNTSMSCHSKALLALSMIVKEHNEYSLVHLDEIMLLLHGMKPALDNTVLESQLLCYQHLLVHMIKVNEENTSKKAFLILNELIVALKSKKESRKLAYDVLLAVSANLRSSGSNSADSDLQRLFTMIMGYLSTPSPHIVSGAIAALSLLIYSDANFCMEVPNLIQSVLVLLQHKAIEVTKAALGFVKVLVTSLQPEKLLNLRADIMKGILEWSSVTKHHFKAKVVLILEILIRKCGFDAINLVTPDKYKKFVNSVEEGRNGNHSLADGAESESKEHKQNDAKRRKRIDSNDETGQEGTPSRRPPSKSWSAGKQAKDFHFKKGAGRGNPHAAKSHKSKASGDKGNRTNFKSKSKWQPGNSQGSRGDKSPGSNKKTRVGAFSKTQNSGSRAPGHSPSFKKRKRTA from the exons ATGAAGCGGAAGCAGAGAGCCTCGgcggctgccgccaccgccgaccccGACTCCGACGCCGAGGAGCCCTCCCAGACCCAGCTCCCCCTCGATTCCTTCTCGGGcgacgcctgcgccgccctcaCCGCGCGCTACGGCCGCTCGGCCGCCCCGCagcaccgccacctcctcgcctcAGCCGCCGCTATCCGCTCCatcctcctcgacgacggcCTGCCCCTTACCCCGGCGTCCTACCTCCCCGCGGCCGTCTCCGCCCTTCGCGCCGCCGGGCCCGcagaccccgccgccgccgccgccctcgcctcTCTGCTTGCAATCCTCCTGCCCCACATCCCATCCTCCCCTTCATCCctcccgccggacgccgcctccgAATCTGCCTCCGCACTCGCCGCCTTCCTCTCGCCCCCCGACGCCTCCCGGCTCCCGACAGGCACCGTGCGCTCGGTGGTCAAGTCGCTCGGACACTTGACCCTCCATCTCGATGCTGCTGCCGATTGGGATGCTGTGGCGGCGCCTCTGGAAGCTCTCCTTGCGGCTTCTGTGGACCAGCGGGCCAAG GTCCGAAAATGTGCGCAGGAGAGCGTCGAAAAACTGTTTGCCTACTTGGAGCAGTGTGGTTGTGCGAAGAAAGCTAGCGATGCTGCAATTGGCATGTTTGAGAAGCACATTTCTTTGGCGCGAAGTCTTATCAATTCGAATTCAGATATTTCTGAGGGTAAAGAGACAGATGCAGCTCATATGCTAGGTGCAATGGTAACTTTAGTTCCATATCTATCCAAGAAGGCAAGGAAGAAGGTGTTCTCAGATGCTTATCAGTTATTGAGCCCTTGTTTTACCCCACTTACAAGGCACATTCTTAGGCTTTTGGCAACCTTGGTGGATCATCTGAAGGCTGAAAGTGTTGAATCTGAGGTGGAGAGTCTTGTACCCTTGGTGGTTGCTTACCTGCCATACGATGAGAAGAAGCCTGATGATACCATTGTCTCAGCATTGCACCTAATGAAAAGTTGCTTGGATAAACTTGTTGGCTGCTCAAAATTGTGGGTGGAGGTTCTTCCAACTGCCTTTGAGGCAGTTTCAG GATACTTAGTGCTGGGCAGAAAATGTTCTGACGATATAGCAAAAGTGGTGCAAGACTGTATTGATTCTCATATTGACCATAATGTTTTTGTCACTAACGGATCACAGCTAAGTAAATGTGACGTTGAGGGTTTGAGCGATCAAGCTGCCATGAAATCAATCTGTTTAACAATCAATAGCAGGCTTCACACGTGTGCTTGTCCTCCGGATAGTATATTAACTGTAATCTTGGTTTTATTTCTCAAACTTG GGGAGAGTTCTTTTGTCTTTATGAAAGATATCCTACTTACCTTGGCACGGTTTGCTATGAAAATGGACAAAGAATCACAACTAAAGAAT GTTGAAGAATGCATTGGAGCAGCAGTGATTGCTATGGGACCAGATAAAGTCCTTTCCTTAATCCCGATAGCTTTTGATGAAGACCGGTTGACATGCTCAAATACTTGGCTTCTACCTATTTTGGATAAGTATACATATGGAGCCCCGCTGCAACTTTTTCTAGAGCGTATTGTGCCACTAGCAAAATCTGTACAAAATGCATCTGACAGGG tCAAGAAAGGACGGAAACGTAAAGATTTGCAATCTTGGACTAATCAACTATGGAAGTTGCTTCCTTCCTTCTGCCGCTATCCAGTTGATGTACATCATAGTTTTGGTTCCCTGTCCAAGTTGctggtagaaattttgaagtGTGATGAGTGTCTGTACAAATCTGCTGTTGAAGCCTTGCAG CAACTTGTAGATGGAACCAGAAAATTAAGTAGCAATGATCAAGATGTTGAAATATATATGGAACTTTCAGCCTTGTTCTCCTCAAAACCTATTACTTTCAGATGTGCACGTTTagagaggtgctccaaaaaagAAGCCCGCAAGAATTTGAAAGTTCTAGCATCACATTCTGCCGATCTTCTCTGCACTTTTGCAGACTATTTCCTTGACTCCTCACCAGAAAAGCGTGCTCATTTGAAG GTCGCTTTGAGATGCCTGGCTCAACTTTCTGGTAGCACGAACGTATGTGAACTTTTTGTTTCACTAGTCAAAAGGTTTGATTTAGAAGATACTCAATTGGAGTCAGACAGTCAAGAATGCAAAACTGATGAACCAGATAGAAAGGATGAAGAAAGTACTGATACAGCAGAGGAGCTAAACAATAGGag GTCTCTTCTGTTAGAACTTATATCCACATTCGCTGAAGTTGCTGATGAAGATCTTCTGGATAAACTCTTTGGATTTATCAAGTCTTGTTTGCTG AACACCAGCATGTCTTGTCACAGCAAAGCTCTCTTAGCATTAAGCATGATTGTGAAG GAACATAATGAATATTCTTTAGTACATTTGGATGAAATAATGCTATTACTTCATGGAATGAAACCAGCTTTGGATAACACAGTTTTAGAAAGCCAACTATTATGCTACCAGCATTTGTTGGTTCACATGATTAAG GTCAATGAAGAGAACACCAGCAAGAAGGCATTCTTGATTCTAAATGAGCTAATAGTTGCACTAAAG TCTAAGAAGGAGAGTAGAAAATTAGCATATGATGTGCTCCTGGCAGTTAGTGCAAACTTGAGAAGCTCAGGGTCAAATAGTGCAGATTCAGATCTTCAACGATTGTTTACAATG ATAATGGGATATCTTTCAACTCCATCTCCTCACATAGTGAGTGGAGCAATTGCTGCACTGTCATTGCTTATATACAGTGATGCTAATTTTTGCATGGAAGTTCCAAATCTGATACAATCAGTTTTAGTGTTGCTGCAACATAAAGCCATTGAAGTAACTAAA GCAGCCTTGGGTTTTGTTAAGGTATTGGTAACCTCTTTGCAACCAGAAAAACTACTGAATTTGCGAGCAGATATCATGAAGGGGATACTAGAATGGTCATCAGTTACAAAGCACCATTTCAAAGCAAAG GTTGTACTAATATTAGAAATATTGATCAGGAAATGCGGGTTTGATGCTATCAACTTAGTTACACCTGATAAGTACAAAAAATTCGTTAACAGTGTCGAGGAG GGCCGCAATGGGAATCATAGTCTAGCTGATGGTGCGGAGTCTGAGTCTAAAGAACACAAACAAAATGATGCCAAAAG GAGAAAACGTATTGATTCCAATGATGAAACTGGACAAGAAGGAACACCTAGTCGTCGACCACCGTCAAAGAGTTGGTCAGCTGGGAAGCAGGCAAAGGATTTTCATTTCAAGAAAGGGGCAGGGAGAGGTAACCCTCATGCTGCAAAAAGCCATAAAAGTAAAGCTTCAGGTGACAAAGGCAACAGGACTAATTTCAAGTCGAAGTCCAAATGGCAACCAGGAAACAGTCAAGGAAGCAGAGGTGATAAATCGCCTGGCAGTAACAAGAAAACTAGGGTGGGTGCCTTCAGCAAGACGCAAAATAGTGGGAGTAGAGCACCTGGGCACTCTCCTAGTTTCAAGAAGCGTAAAAGGACAGCATGA
- the LOC117858316 gene encoding EP1-like glycoprotein 2 — protein sequence MLRRDARLLGAPALPLAAATLVLLVGGFRFQVAQAQPFDYPSARPSTSWANTDASLTHHVTFMDGSVARAALLRLNPAGFGPSYAFGFFCTNHKTTTPCADFLLAVAVVYCNSGALMTSVVAGIPQVVWSANRARPVGEGATAELTAAGDIVLKAADGTVVWSAGSAGRSVAGISINSDGNLVMLDGSNRTVWQSFDHPTDTLLVGQSLRQGARLTANTSAENWSPSRLYLAVADDSLSAYVDAKPPQRYYHLGFTRTAGAYAAYANGSLTVLASPAGAPLTTIQLPAVAAGTVQYMRLEYDGHLRLYEWRPAGWAPVFDVLRLFPDDCAFPTVCGAYGVCTEMQCSCPDAANFRPVDFRRPNRGCVPAAPPVSCATPRRAQRIVSLPGLAYFNDHATSMRTLERVSQDACKKACLDDCKCVAAQFIYGNNAGDGFCYLQSEVFSLETSLPEVVHYNSTMHLKVQAARTSAGL from the coding sequence ATGCTGCGGCGCGACGCGCGGCTCCTCGGCGCCCCCGCCCTgcccctggcggcggcgacgcttgtcctcctcgtcggcgggtTCCGATTCCAAGTCGCCCAGGCCCAGCCGTTCGACTACCCGTCGGCGCGGCCATCCACGTCCTGGGCCAACACGGACGCCTCCCTCACCCACCACGTCACCTTCATGGACGGCTccgtcgcccgcgccgcgctgctGCGCCTCAACCCCGCCGGCTTCGGCCCCTCCTACGCCTTCGGCTTCTTCTGCACCAACCACAAGACCACCACTCCCTGCGCCGacttcctcctcgccgtcgccgtcgtctacTGCAACAGCGGCGCGCTCATGACCTCCGTCGTCGCCGGCATCCCGCAGGTCGTCTGGTCCGCCAACCGCGCCCGCCCCGTCGGGGAGGGCGCCACCGCCGAGCTCACCGCCGCGGGCGACATCGTCCTCAAGGCGGCCGACGGCACCGTCGTCTGGTCGGCGGGCAGCGCGGGGAGGTCCGTCGCCGGCATCAGCATCAACAGCGACGGCAACCTCGTGATGCTCGACGGCAGCAACCGCACGGTCTGGCAGTCGTTCGATCACCCCACCGACACGCTCCTCGTCGGCCAGTCGCTGCGCCAGGGCGCGCGCCTCACCGCCAACACCTCCGCCGAAAACTGGTCCCCGAGCCGCCTctacctcgccgtcgccgacgacaGCCTCAGCGCCTACGTCGACGCCAAGCCGCCGCAGCGCTACTACCACCTCGGCTTCACCAGGACCGCCGGCGCCTACGCCGCGTACGCCAACGGCAGCCTCACGGTGCTCGCCTCGCCCGCTGGCGCGCCGCTCACCACCATCCagctccccgccgtcgccgccggcacgGTCCAGTACATGCGCCTCGAGTACGACGGCCACCTCCGCCTGTAcgagtggcggccggcggggtgggcgCCGGTCTTCGACGTGCTCCGCCTCTTCCCCGACGACTGCGCGTTCCCGACGGTGTGCGGCGCCTACGGCGTGTGCACGGAAATGCAGTGCAGCTGCCCCGACGCCGCCAACTTCCGGCCGGTCGACTTCCGGAGGCCCAACCGCGGCTGCgtcccggcggcgccgccggtctcGTGCGCGACCCCGCGCCGCGCGCAGCGGATCGTGTCGCTGCCCGGCCTCGCCTACTTCAACGACCACGCCACCAGCATGAGGACGCTGGAGAGGGTGAGCCAGGACGCGTGCAAGAAGGCGTGCTTGGATGACTGCAAGTGCGTGGCGGCGCAGTTCATCTACGGGAACAACGCCGGCGACGGTTTCTGCTACCTGCAGTCGGAGGTGTTCTCGCTCGAGACGTCGCTGCCGGAGGTGGTGCACTACAACTCCACCATGCATCTCAAGGTGCAGGCCGCGCGCACGTCGGCCGGACTTTGA
- the LOC117858385 gene encoding zealexin A1 synthase — MAETAPAAFYTLLCLVGGVIVLLKLTKAVFSRRGAGLNLPPGPWPLPVIGNMHCLLGALPHHAMRGLARRYGAVVFLRLGHVPTVVVSSPEAAREVLKTHDAVVSDRPLYVTADILTYGGQNIAFAPSGSRHWKEVRRLCATELLGPKRVLSFRPIREEAAASLVRSVAAASPAAVNLSERIKVLMNDILMRCAVGDTCPMRDEYIAELDKGLELVAGFNLVDLFPGSRLARTLGAGSLRAAKEVHGRVHRIVQAIIQDHKSKGLNGDGEEGGGRRDDILGVLLRLQRDGGLETVLTTQVVCGVLFDVFAAGSETTATTTIWVMSELVRNPAVMQRAQSEVRQLLQGKTGVAEADIQGRLPYLQMVIKETLRLHPPVPLILPRSCSEPVKIMGYHVPKGTTIFVNTWAIGRDDKSWPDADEFKPERFEVDFRGAEDFRFLPGGGGRRMCPGLTFGFANIEIALANMLYHFNWKLLNGADPSELDMTESYGITARRKTQLLLEATPFVPID, encoded by the exons ATGGCAGAAACAGCACCGGCTGCGTTCTACACCCTGCTCTGCCTCGTCGGTGGCGTCATCGTGCTCCTAAAGTTGACGAAGGCCGTCTTctcccggcgcggcgccggcttGAACCTGCCTCCTGGGCCATGGCCGCTGCCGGTCATCGGGAACATGCACTGCCTGCTCGGCGCACTGCCGCACCACGCGATGCGGGGGCTGGCGCGGAGGTACGGCGCCGTCGTGTTCCTCCGCCTGGGGCACGTCCCCACGGTGGTGGTCTCGTCcccggaggcggcgagggaggtCTTGAAGACCCACGACGCCGTCGTCTCCGACCGGCCCCTGTACGTGACCGCGGACATCCTCACCTACGGCGGCCAGAACATCGCCTTCGCGCCCTCCGGCAGCCGGCACTGGAAGGAGGTCCGGCGGCTCTGCGCCACGGAGCTGCTGGGCCCCAAGCGCGTGCTCTCCTTCCGCCCCatccgggaggaggcggcggcgagcctggTCCGGTccgtcgccgcggcgtcgccggccgccgtgaaCCTCAGCGAGAGGATCAAGGTCCTGATGAACGACATCCTGATGAGGTGCGCCGTCGGCGACACGTGCCCGATGAGGGACGAGTACATCGCGGAGCTGGACAAGGGGCTCGAGCTCGTGGCCGGGTTCAACCTCGTCGACCTGTTCCCGGGCTCGCGGCTCGCCAGGACGCTCGGCGCCGGCTCCCTGCGCGCCGCAAAGGAGGTGCACGGCAGGGTCCATCGCATCGTGCAAGCCATCATCCAGGACCATAAGAGCAAGGGGCtcaacggcgacggcgaggagggaggcggTCGCCGGGACGACATCCTCGGCGTCCTGCTACGGCTTCAGCGAGACGGTGGGCTGGAGACCGTCCTCACCACACAAGTTGTCTGCGGCGTGTTGTTC GATGTTTTCGCTGCGGGCTCAGAGACTACTGCAACGACGACCATATGGGTGATGTCTGAGCTTGTGAGGAACCCGGCCGTGATGCAGCGAGCACAGTCAGAAGTCCGGCAACTCCTTCAGGGCAAAACAGGGGTAGCAGAGGCAGACATCCAAGGGAGGCTCCCCTACCTCCAAATGGTGATCAAGGAGACACTCAGATTGCATCCTCCCGTGCCGCTGATCCTTCCAAGATCCTGTTCTGAACCGGTTAAGATCATGGGCTACCACGTACCTAAGGGTACAACGATCTTTGTGAATACTTGGGCGATTGGTAGGGACGACAAGTCATGGCCGGATGCAGACGAGTTCAAGCCTGAAAGATTTGAGGTCGACTTCAGGGGTGCGGAGGACTTCAGATTCCTCCCTGGTGGTGGCGGTCGAAGGATGTGCCCCGGTTTAACATTTGGGTTCGCTAATATTGAGATAGCCCTTGCAAATATGCTTTACCATTTCAATTGGAAGTTGCTTAATGGAGCGGATCCCAGTGAGCTAGATATGACCGAATCATATGGCATCACGGCACGGCGGAAGACTCAACTCTTGTTGGAAGCTACACCATTCGTTCCAATAGACTAA